Proteins encoded within one genomic window of Budorcas taxicolor isolate Tak-1 chromosome 12, Takin1.1, whole genome shotgun sequence:
- the LOC128057594 gene encoding heparan-sulfate 6-O-sulfotransferase 3-like, translating into MDERFNKWLLTPVLTLLFVVIMYQYVSPSCSSSCANFGEQPRAGEAGPPAAPSPARRAQAPPEDWERRPQLPPPPRGQPEGSRGAAAPEDEDEEPGDPEDEEAEAEEEEEEPDPEAPENGSLPRFVPRFNFTPKDLTRFVDFNIKGRDVIVFLHIQKTGGTTFGRHLVKNIRLEQPCSCKAGQKKCTCHRPGKKETWLFSRFSTGWSCGLHADWTELTNCVPAIMEKKDCPRNHSHTRYCPPAASSRFRPPSFPLQRTPPPPPQSRPAPSPGRPRGPSAARGGWFPSIVPRCGEREKRPLQSVLVLNSLLP; encoded by the coding sequence ATGGATGAAAGGTTCAACAAGTGGCTGCTGACGCCGGTGCTCACTCTCCTCTTCGTGGTCATCATGTACCAGTACGTGTCCCCCTCCTGCTCCAGCTCCTGCGCCAACTTCGGGGAGCAGCCCCGCGCCGGAGAAGCCGGCCCGCCGGCCGCCCCGAGTCCCGCCCGCCGGGCACAGGCGCCGCCCGAGGACTGGGAGCGGCGGCCCCAGCTGCCCCCGCCACCCCGGGGGCAGCCCGAGGGGTCTCGGGGGGCCGCGGCGCCGGAGGACGAGGACGAGGAGCCGGGGGACCCCGAGGACGAGGAGGCGGaggcggaggaggaggaagaggaaccgGATCCCGAGGCCCCCGAGAACGGCTCCCTGCCCCGGTTCGTGCCGCGCTTCAACTTCACCCCGAAGGACCTGACCCGCTTCGTGGATTTCAACATCAAGGGGCGCGACGTGATCGTCTTCCTGCACATCCAGAAGACCGGGGGCACCACGTTCGGCCGGCACCTGGTGAAGAACATCCGGCTGGAGCAGCCGTGCAGCTGCAAAGCCGGCCAGAAGAAGTGCACCTGCCACCGGCCCGGCAAGAAGGAGACGTGGCTCTTCTCCCGCTTCTCCACCGGCTGGAGCTGCGGGCTGCATGCCGACTGGACGGAGCTCACCAACTGTGTGCCGGCCATCATGGAGAAGAAAGACTGTCCCCGCAACCACAGCCACACCAGGTACTGTCCCCCCGCCGCGTCGTCTCGCTTCCGGCCACCTTCCTTCCCGCTCCAGCGCACCCCGCCGCCGCCACCCCAGTCCCGaccagcccccagccccgggcGACCCCGCGGTCCCTCGGCGGCGCGGGGCGGGTGGTTCCCTAGTATCGTCCCGCGATGcggggagagggagaagaggcCTTTGCAAAGTGTCCTGGTGTTGAACTCGCTCCTCCCCTAG